Proteins encoded within one genomic window of Arachis ipaensis cultivar K30076 chromosome B08, Araip1.1, whole genome shotgun sequence:
- the LOC107610635 gene encoding G-type lectin S-receptor-like serine/threonine-protein kinase SD1-1, with translation MKVPDTENCWYLNQSMNLVDCRDKCLRNCSCVAYANSDIRGEGSGCALWFGDLNDLRILPDAGQDLYIRVPASELETKNGCKGKIRIAVGVTIGVLYGMFFVSCLIWNGRKKATLKGKEFSFLFFLCNNLETNAELMDHIKEKQEEDPELLLYDLSVIAFCTDNFSDKNKLGEGGFGSVFKGTLENGQRIAVKRLLTGYGQGIKEFKNEITSIAKLQHRNCIKLQGYCIQNEEKVLIYEYMPNKSLDAFIFGTKSRI, from the exons ATGAAAGTACCAGACACTGAAAATTGTTGGTACTTGAATCAGAGCATGAACCTTGTTGACTGCAGAGACAAATGCTTGAGAAATTGTTCTTGTGTTGCTTATGCAAATTCGGATATTAGAGGTGAAGGGAGTGGTTGTGCTTTGTGGTTTGGTGATCTTAATGACTTGAGGATTCTACCAGATGCAGGCCAAGATCTTTATATTAGAGTTCCTGCTTCAGAGTTAG AGACAAAAAATGGATGCAAGGGCAAGATACGAATTGCAGTTGGGGTCACAATTGGCGTATTATATGGCATGTTCTTCGTTTCATGTTTGATATGGAATGGACGAAAAAAGGCCACTCTAAAAGGTAAAGAATtctcctttctttttttcttgtgCA ATAATTTAGAGACCAATGCAGAATTAATGGATCATATCAAGGAAAAACAAGAGGAAGATCCAGAGCTTCTATTGTATGACCTATCAGTTATAGCTTTTTGCACTGATAACTTTTCAGACAAAAACAAGCTTGGAGAAGGTGGTTTTGGATCTGTGTTTAAG GGTACATTGGAAAATGGACAAAGAATAGCAGTTAAGAGGCTCTTGACCGGTTATGGACAAGGGATCAAAgaatttaagaatgaaattacATCAATTGCCAAACTTCAGCATCGTAATTGCATCAAACTGCAAGGATATTGCATTCAGAATGAAGAGAAAGTACTTATATATGAATATATGCCTAATAAAAGCCTGGATGCTTTTATATTTGGTACAAAATCTAGAATTTAG